One window from the genome of Nicotiana tomentosiformis chromosome 5, ASM39032v3, whole genome shotgun sequence encodes:
- the LOC104112883 gene encoding uncharacterized protein: protein MVVGSMVIPKYADPKIIYTPKDIQTDTLSEHGVNLTYMQAWRAKENALEFLRGHPVDSYSRLPSYLYILENTYPGSVVKLQKTEDDYFLYAFIALSTSIKGWEYCRTVVVVDGTFLKLAYMGIMLQLAQWMQQKMTHHGRNCLSNSNMRMVKKQTCVVSDQNESILNATSTVYTGMLHYICMWHIWTNVRSKFKKDHLKLSELYFVTAQSYILDKFNERMSQIEEIDTRVKAYLYDIGYHRSFWVLATANKTWTMTSNISKSLNAVTKDARELPVVKLLEYMRTLLKRWTNEKLLKVNGTFTYLGKKYNKELEDNMTLSQKMRVRAYTNHIHTVIDGVKLFIVCLQNKRCSCGQFQLDELPCAHALAALRHMNESYENYCSPYYSRESLLHTYEISVDSLPDESKWNVPQDIAEEVVMPPTGKRQSGRPQK, encoded by the exons ATGGTAGTTGGTAGCATGGTTATACCAAAATATGCGGATCCTAAGATAATATACACACCAAAAGACATACAAACTGATACGTTGTCGGAACATGGTGTGAACTTAACATACATGCAAGCTTGGAGAGCAAAGGAAAATGCTTTGGAATTTTTGAGAGGTCATCCTGTTGATTCGTACAGTCGCTTGCCAAGTTATTTGTATATTCTGGAAAATACTTATCCGGGGTCGGTAGTTAAATTGCAGAAGACTGAAGATGACTATTTCTTGTACGCATTTATTGCACTTAGTACGTCCATCAAGGGTTGGGAGTATTGTAGGACAGTTGTAGTAGTTGATGGCACCTTCTTGAAGTTGGCATATATGGGAATAATGTTACAACTAGCACAATGGATGCAACAG AAAATGACGCATCATGGACGTAATTGTTTGAGCAATTCAAACATGCGAATGGTGAAAAAACAAACGTGTGTTGTTTCGGATCAGAATGAGAGTATCTTGAACGCAACATCTACTGTTTATACCGGCATGCTACATTATATTTGCATGTGGCATATTTGGACAAATGTAAGGTCAAAGTTCAAGAAGGATCATCTAAAGTTAAGCGAATTGTACTTTGTTACGGCACAATCATACATACTTGATAAATTTAATGAAAGAATGTCACAGATTGAAGAGATCGACACACGTGTTAAAGCATACCTATACGATATTGGCTATCACAGATCATTTTGGGTACTTGCTACGGCGAACAAAACGTGGACGATGACATCAAATATTTCAAAGTCATTGAATGCGGTAACAAAAGATGCAAGAGAGCTGCCTGTAGTAAAACTATTAGAGTACATGAGGACTCTTCTTAAACGTTGGACTAATGAAAAGTTATTGAAAGTAAATGGTACGTTCACATACCTTGggaaaaaatacaacaaagagtTGGAGGACAATATGACATTATCGCAGAAGATGAGA GTGAGGGCTTACACAAATCACATCCATACTGTGATAGATGGTGTGAAGCTCTTCATTGTTTGCCTTCAAAACAAAAGATGTAGTTGTGGACAATTCCAGCTTGATGAACTTCCTTGTGCACATGCTTTGGCGGCTTTGAGGCACATGAACGAGTCTTATGAAAACTATTGTTCTCCTTATTACTCGAGGGAGAGCCTTTTGCATACTTATGAAATATCAGTAGACTCGCTGCCTGACGAAAGCAAATGGAATGTGCCACAAGATATAGCTGAAGAAGTTGTAATGCCACCTACTGGGAAAAGACAGTCAGGGAGACCTCAAAAATAA
- the LOC104112884 gene encoding uncharacterized protein: MAENLRFMEFLRLWSHMWHGALHVAPFPEVETFFSIVTNVLNVTGVSFKRRDQLQKYQAELLEQLLESGKVQSGKVLNQEWGLQSPGGTRWGSHCKTLDNFVILFSSIVHVLGVIECEGDVNDNLQAEASSSKIKAFEFIFLLHLMLKVLIMSNELNKALQKKEQDIVNAMVFLDITKERLQEMRDEGWEPSMDEVSSFCAKHDILVLKMEEFYISGKSKHRPSQLIDLQLLELNSRFDVVSSNLLLGMASLNPANSFANFDKERIITLAKHYPDEFGELKLLDLSRQLDTFIWYMQHGDPRFSDLK, translated from the exons ATGGCTGAAAACCTCCGTTTTATGGAGTTTTTACGTCTGTGGAGCCACATGTGGCATGGGGCGCTGCATGTGGCGCCCTTTCCA GAGGTGGAGACTTTCTTTTCTATTGTTACTAATGTGTTGAATGTGACTGGAGTTTCTTTTAAGCGTAGAGATCAACTTCAGAAATATCAAGCAGAATTATTGGAGCAATTGCTAGAGAGTGGTAAAGTTCAAAGTGGGAAAGTATTAAATCAAGAGTGGGGGCTTCAAAGTCCAGGTGGCACTCGCTGGGGATCACATTGTAAAACATTGGATaactttgttattttattttcttctattgttCATGTGCTTGGGGTGATTGAATGTGAAGGTGATGTTAATGATAATTTGCAAGCAGAAGCTTCTTCGAGTAAAATTAAAGCATTTGAATTTATTTTCTTGCTTCACTTAATGTTGAAAGTGTTGATAATGTCAAACGAGTTGAACAAAGCTTTACAGAAGAAAGAGCAAGATATTGTCAATGCCATGGTATTTCTTGATATCACAAAGGAAAGGTTGCAAGAAATGAGAGATGAAGGATGGGAACCATCGATGGATGAAGTATCTTCATTTTGTGCAAAACATGATATTTTGGTGCTCAAGATGGAAGAATTCTATATTTCTGGAAAATCGAAGCATAGGCCTTCACAGT TGATTGATTTACAACTTCTGGAGCTTAatagtcgttttgatgttgtgaGTAGTAACTTGCTTCTTGGTATGGCTAGCTTGAATCCGGCTAACTCATTTGCTAATTTCGATAAGGAAAGAATAATTACATTGGCCAAGCATTATCCCGATGAGTTTGGGGAATTGAAGCTTCTAGATCTTAGTCGCCAACTTGACACTTTCATATGGTACATGCAACATGGTGACCCTAGGTTCTCTGATTTGAAATGA
- the LOC104112882 gene encoding U-box domain-containing protein 27-like, which yields MRRDDLYITVPSFFRCPISLDVMKSPVSLCTGVTYDRSSIQRWLDSGNNTCPATMQVLQTKDLVPNHTLQRLIRIWSDSVRTQASVGESNRVNSVSRDQVRELIKQFVSDFRVHTELEANSDRLSKLLAFSEESPENLRFVASVAAESDFLAILTSFLVHNPKNLKVVEKIVPLWKMLLERSSSASKIAKANDVYPTIINSLKNGSSKLRIEMTKALAFITSTDSVAKSSLSENADLYSVLVSFSTTNSDWNPELMESSISCLISLAMLRRNRVKLVKAGAVKTIGKALSTAELGAGLTDKVLRLLELISTCKEGRTELCNDGDCVQAILKKVLKVSNEATEHAVTILWSLCCLFRDHKAQESVAKSNGMAKILLLLQSNCSPAVRQMAADLLKVFRVNLKAASCLSTSYDTKTTHIMPF from the coding sequence ATGCGGAGGGACGATTTGTACATAACGGTGCCGAGTTTCTTCCGGTGTCCGATTTCTCTCGACGTGATGAAATCGCCGGTGAGTTTATGCACCGGCGTCACTTACGACCGGAGTAGCATCCAACGGTGGCTCGACAGCGGTAACAATACCTGTCCGGCCACCATGCAAGTGTTACAAACTAAGGACCTAGTACCTAACCACACTCTCCAACGACTCATCCGGATCTGGTCCGACTCGGTCAGAACTCAGGCCTCCGTCGGCGAGTCAAACCGAGTTAACTCAGTCAGCCGCGATCAGGTTCGCGAGCTAATCAAACAGTTCGTTAGCGACTTTCGAGTTCACACCGAGTTGGAGGCGAACTCGGACCGCTTATCGAAACTCTTAGCTTTCTCCGAAGAATCGCCAGAGAATCTCCGATTCGTAGCGTCTGTTGCCGCGGAGAGTGATTTCCTCGCGATTCTCACTTCGTTCCTCGTTCACAATCCAAAAAACCTCAAAGTTGTTGAGAAAATCGTCCCTCTGTGGAAAATGCTGCTCGAACGAAGCTCTTCCGCGTCAAAAATCGCAAAAGCAAACGATGTATATCCGACAATAATAAATTCTCTCAAAAACGGAAGCTCAAAGTTGAGAATTGAGATGACAAAAGCTTTAGCGTTCATAACGTCAACGGATTCCGTCGCTAAATCATCCTTATCAGAAAACGCCGATTTATACTCAGTTCTCGTGAGTTTTTCAACAACCAATTCCGATTGGAATCCCGAGTTAATGGAAAGTTCCATTTCATGTTTAATTTCTCTCGCAATGCTACGGAGAAACCGCGTGAAGCTCGTAAAAGCCGGAGCGGTGAAAACGATCGGAAAAGCACTGTCCACGGCGGAGCTGGGGGCCGGTTTAACGGATAAAGTGTTGAGATTGTTAGAATTAATATCTACGTGTAAAGAAGGGAGAACAGAACTGTGTAACGACGGAGATTGCGTACAAGCAATATTGAAGAAAGTATTGAAAGTATCGAACGAAGCAACGGAACATGCGGTAACGATTTTGTGGAGCTTGTGTTGCTTATTTCGGGATCATAAAGCACAGGAATCAGTTGCGAAGAGCAACGGCATGGCGaagatattgttgttgttgcaaagTAATTGTTCGCCGGCGGTGAGACAAATGGCCGCCGATTTGCTTAAAGTGTTTAGGGTGAATTTGAAAGCGGCGTCTTGTCTTTCTACTAGCTATGATACGAAGACTACTCACATCATGCCATTTTGA